The Bacteroidota bacterium genome window below encodes:
- a CDS encoding OmpH family outer membrane protein yields the protein MKTSVIKMAFAFAALLILIGAGKSYSQAKVAFVDSEVILKQLPESQKIQKDMEAMQKVYLDTIAAKENDLKTQAENFKAKYEDAQKKVESGQIKGEAELKALNEEMQNLQREIQTNGEALDNYKQKVQNDLLSKQQELFKPVRDKVTKAIEDVAKDMKINFVFDKANGALIYGDKESDITFKVLDKLK from the coding sequence TTGAAAACATCAGTAATAAAAATGGCATTTGCCTTCGCCGCATTGTTAATTTTAATAGGAGCGGGAAAATCTTACTCTCAGGCAAAAGTAGCATTTGTGGATAGCGAAGTTATATTGAAGCAGTTACCTGAATCGCAAAAAATTCAGAAAGACATGGAAGCTATGCAGAAAGTTTATCTTGATACAATAGCTGCCAAAGAAAATGATTTGAAGACACAGGCTGAAAACTTCAAAGCAAAATACGAAGATGCTCAGAAGAAAGTTGAATCAGGTCAGATTAAAGGTGAAGCTGAACTAAAAGCCCTTAATGAAGAAATGCAAAATCTTCAAAGAGAAATTCAGACAAACGGTGAGGCTTTAGATAATTACAAACAAAAAGTTCAGAACGATTTGCTTTCAAAACAGCAGGAGCTTTTTAAACCGGTAAGAGATAAAGTTACAAAAGCAATCGAAGATGTTGCAAAAGATATGAAAATAAATTTTGTATTTGATAAAGCTAACGGAGCTTTAATTTACGGAGATAAAGAATCAGATATTACCTTTAAAGTTTTAGATAAACTAAAATAA